GTGGAGGTCGACACCTTTCAACGCTATACCTTTCCGGCCATTGAACGCAGAATCTCGGAGAGAACGCGCAAGTTCATCGGTCTCGATAAAGAGAACATGCCAACCTTTATCCCGTTTCGCCGGGCATTCGCAGAATTTATGAAGTGGATTGGCAACGATTCTGAATACTACCTGTGCACATGGGGGCAAGACGACAAGCGGCTGATGATCGAGCATGGTGCGCGTTTCGGTTTGGACTTCAACTGGATGCGCAATTACAACGACATCCAGCCGCCAATTAGCATGCTTTTGGCTGATCGCAAACAGATGAGTCTGAAAGAAGCGATCGATACGGCAGGAATCATGCAGGAGGGCAGGCTGCACT
The window above is part of the Brevibacillus antibioticus genome. Proteins encoded here:
- a CDS encoding 3'-5' exonuclease; protein product: MQIIVFDLETTLTYQRDKIPEIIEIGAAKVVPGKNGVEVDTFQRYTFPAIERRISERTRKFIGLDKENMPTFIPFRRAFAEFMKWIGNDSEYYLCTWGQDDKRLMIEHGARFGLDFNWMRNYNDIQPPISMLLADRKQMSLKEAIDTAGIMQEGRLHSALVDAIHTAHLLIKYNKTVHLKENTPEENYNLSSSLYITCRSCKKSKYYTAFGRKSRRCEACLQHRKNLEKAAEAATVQQS